A region from the Nonlabens sp. YIK11 genome encodes:
- a CDS encoding T9SS type A sorting domain-containing protein: protein MKSFLYIILILSATIGRSQQYAANSPEGFGAAATGGGNADPTTVSTYTEFKNAIKSSGPGVILVSGIISIPTGQSISEIVIDKTILGLPGATLINPSQTKSGSGILNLKQGSRNVIIRNLIFEGAGAYDIDGRDNLTSDGCTDLWVDHCEFRDGVDGNFDIKGLSDNVTVSWCKFIYLKPPTPGGSGGSDDHRFSNLIGSSDSDAPVDGHYSVTFQNCYWAEGCRERMPRARNAQLHIFNCLYSTDVSSSRAIGISGGDNTSSCLVEKTDFESVGTVYRSYGGTVAINFEDCLGGRSNIGQVSAPNYTYTSFPVADVSAILKDEECGAGATLSISNSGMISSKCSTLGNGDINSPKFKIYPTIIESLLTIELVDLDLKGSSLSIFSLDGKKIYSNANLEKEGGKIQVDFVQQPPGVYLCQFSNKEKVQTFKVINRPQ, encoded by the coding sequence ATGAAAAGTTTTCTTTACATCATCTTGATACTCAGTGCTACAATAGGTAGATCACAGCAATACGCCGCAAATTCTCCAGAAGGCTTTGGTGCTGCGGCTACAGGTGGAGGAAATGCCGATCCAACAACGGTCTCCACATACACGGAATTTAAAAATGCCATCAAATCTAGCGGTCCAGGTGTCATTCTTGTTTCTGGGATCATTTCTATACCAACTGGACAATCAATAAGTGAGATAGTTATCGATAAAACAATTTTGGGTCTACCGGGAGCTACACTTATCAATCCTTCACAAACTAAATCTGGTTCTGGAATACTAAATCTCAAACAGGGCTCTAGAAATGTAATCATACGTAACCTGATTTTTGAGGGAGCTGGTGCTTATGACATCGACGGTAGAGACAATTTAACCTCAGATGGATGTACTGATCTTTGGGTGGATCATTGTGAATTCAGAGATGGTGTTGATGGCAATTTTGACATCAAGGGCCTATCAGATAATGTTACCGTGTCCTGGTGTAAGTTCATATATTTAAAACCACCTACACCTGGCGGTTCTGGTGGTTCTGACGATCATCGCTTTTCAAATCTTATAGGTTCAAGTGATTCTGATGCTCCTGTTGATGGTCATTATAGCGTGACATTTCAGAACTGCTACTGGGCAGAAGGTTGCCGTGAACGCATGCCACGTGCTCGCAATGCTCAATTACATATTTTTAATTGTTTGTATAGTACTGATGTTTCCAGTTCTAGAGCAATAGGTATAAGTGGTGGTGACAACACTTCTTCCTGCTTAGTGGAGAAGACAGACTTTGAAAGTGTTGGAACGGTATATCGCAGTTATGGTGGTACTGTCGCTATCAATTTTGAGGACTGCCTGGGTGGTCGATCTAACATTGGACAGGTGAGTGCACCCAACTATACGTATACGTCTTTCCCGGTAGCGGATGTGTCCGCTATTCTAAAGGATGAAGAATGCGGAGCCGGAGCAACTTTATCAATCAGTAACTCTGGAATGATTAGCTCTAAATGTTCTACCCTGGGAAACGGTGATATCAATTCGCCAAAATTCAAAATTTATCCCACAATCATTGAAAGCCTTTTGACTATTGAACTAGTTGATCTAGACCTAAAAGGATCTTCGCTGAGCATTTTTTCGCTTGACGGAAAAAAAATATATAGCAATGCAAACCTTGAAAAAGAAGGTGGTAAGATACAAGTTGATTTTGTGCAGCAACCGCCTGGAGTGTATTTGTGTCAATTTTCGAACAAAGAGAAAGTACAAACCTTTAAAGTCATCAACAGACCACAATAG
- a CDS encoding SusC/RagA family TonB-linked outer membrane protein — MLFGSKEKRHSRFAQGLARAFLFATLFLSASLLAQGQNLITGTVKAADTGEPLLNVTVSVKGNPQLGTVTDFDGNFSLSTPTENPILVFSYVGYLTKEVSVTNESSITVSLDPSTESLDEIVIIGYGSVKKSDLTGSVVSVGGEALTKQPISSVAEALTGRLAGVQISSSEGSPDAEINIRVRGAGSLTQDSSPLIIVDGFPINSLNDISPTDIETISVLKDASATAIYGSRGANGVVLVTTKKGKAGKISVNANAYFGYSKIANTIDVLQPDDFVLWQREYALLRDLPESYERFFGEWQDYDQYIGLKGNNWQKQVYGEQGTLNSRDFAIRGGSDAINFNFNYAHFDQKAIQIGSDFKRDNLSLALRSDAGEKIDLSFTIRYSDTEINGGGANEQNEFSSADARLRNSVGYSPIPLPGITTTNTDEALAGYLVNPLVSVADNQRQQLRRNYNLLGGLGWEILDNLKLQSDFGIDFRNDQDFRFYGRSTYYSNNVPSVENLGLPSLIFSDRKRESFRNANTLNYDFEEFLNNDHSLQLLVGEEIIINKDTRTTTEINGYPADFGFDNAMSLTTQGSPNLVDNFISADDKLLSFFGRANYGFLNRYLLTATFRADGSSKFAKGNRWGYFPSAAVAWKLDQEDFLNEVDWVDNLKLRLSYGAVGNNNIPPNQAVQTFESNDTNYLNNITDYWSTSRTLFNPDLKWETTVTQNAGLDFTLFNGRFSGTAEVYKNLTKDLLVNFPIPGTGYISQYRNLGEIQNSGVELTLNYTLFNEQDYGADLSFNVGFNKNRINSLGGDLINFGENTNWASSQIGNDYLVQVGQPIGIMYGYQSDGRYEIDDFTYDPTAAEPYTLIDGVPSNEGIVGTPRPGNMKLKDINGDGVVDVDDRTIIGDANPDAVGGFSLNANAYGFDLTAAFNFSIGNDVYNANKIEFTTSNLNSQYRNLSTMQADGVRWTNLNPETGLLVQDPQELAALNANTTMWSPFSNNFVFSDWAVEDGSFLRLNTLSLGYTLPETIISNYGLTKVRFYATASNVFILTNYSGLDPEVSTRRRTPLTPGVDFSPYPRNRQIVFGLNLNF, encoded by the coding sequence TTGTTATTCGGATCAAAAGAAAAAAGACACTCTCGTTTTGCTCAAGGACTAGCAAGAGCATTCCTTTTTGCCACCTTATTTTTATCTGCCAGTTTATTGGCTCAAGGCCAAAATCTTATCACTGGTACGGTAAAAGCGGCAGATACAGGTGAACCCCTATTGAACGTAACAGTTTCTGTCAAAGGCAACCCTCAATTAGGAACTGTGACAGATTTTGATGGTAACTTTTCCTTAAGTACGCCTACAGAAAATCCGATTTTGGTGTTCTCTTACGTAGGATATTTAACTAAGGAAGTTTCTGTAACTAATGAAAGCTCCATCACTGTCTCTCTTGATCCTAGTACTGAATCTTTGGATGAGATCGTCATCATAGGGTATGGAAGCGTAAAAAAATCAGATTTGACAGGTTCTGTAGTATCTGTAGGTGGTGAAGCGCTAACAAAACAACCCATTTCTAGTGTCGCTGAAGCCTTAACAGGACGATTGGCTGGTGTACAAATTTCTTCGTCAGAAGGTTCTCCAGATGCAGAAATCAACATTAGAGTACGTGGTGCAGGCTCTTTAACACAAGATAGCTCACCCTTAATTATTGTTGATGGTTTTCCCATCAACAGTTTGAATGATATTTCTCCAACCGACATAGAAACGATTAGCGTTCTTAAAGACGCATCTGCAACAGCAATTTATGGTTCTAGAGGAGCAAATGGAGTTGTTCTCGTGACCACCAAAAAAGGAAAAGCAGGAAAAATCAGTGTGAATGCAAATGCCTATTTTGGGTACAGTAAAATTGCTAATACTATTGATGTACTGCAGCCTGATGACTTCGTTTTATGGCAACGTGAATATGCCTTGTTGAGAGACCTTCCAGAATCTTATGAACGATTCTTTGGTGAATGGCAAGATTATGATCAATATATTGGTCTTAAAGGTAACAATTGGCAAAAACAAGTGTACGGCGAACAAGGGACGCTTAATAGTAGAGACTTTGCCATAAGAGGTGGATCAGATGCTATTAATTTTAATTTCAACTATGCACATTTTGATCAAAAGGCCATACAAATAGGTTCTGATTTTAAACGTGACAACCTATCATTAGCCTTGAGAAGTGACGCTGGTGAAAAAATAGATCTATCGTTCACTATCAGATATTCTGACACAGAGATCAATGGTGGTGGTGCCAATGAGCAGAATGAATTCTCATCTGCAGATGCTCGATTGAGAAACAGTGTAGGATATTCTCCTATTCCTCTACCAGGCATCACGACAACAAATACTGATGAGGCATTAGCTGGATATCTAGTCAACCCGTTAGTGTCAGTCGCTGATAATCAAAGACAACAATTGAGAAGAAATTACAACCTGCTAGGAGGTTTAGGTTGGGAAATCCTTGACAACCTTAAGCTTCAATCAGACTTTGGTATCGATTTTAGAAATGATCAGGATTTCCGTTTCTATGGTCGTTCGACCTACTATTCCAATAACGTTCCTTCAGTAGAGAATCTTGGCCTTCCATCCTTGATCTTTTCTGATCGCAAGCGAGAATCGTTTAGAAATGCCAACACCTTAAACTATGATTTCGAAGAGTTTTTGAATAATGATCATAGTTTACAACTATTGGTTGGGGAAGAAATCATTATCAACAAGGACACACGCACTACAACAGAAATAAATGGTTACCCGGCAGATTTTGGCTTTGATAATGCTATGAGTCTGACCACACAAGGATCACCTAATTTAGTAGACAACTTCATTAGTGCAGATGATAAGTTATTATCGTTCTTTGGTCGTGCGAATTATGGTTTTCTAAATCGTTATTTGTTAACCGCTACCTTTAGAGCAGATGGTTCTAGCAAATTTGCCAAAGGCAATCGATGGGGTTACTTTCCATCTGCAGCCGTAGCGTGGAAATTAGACCAAGAGGACTTTTTAAACGAGGTGGATTGGGTTGACAACTTAAAACTAAGACTTAGTTATGGTGCCGTAGGTAACAATAACATCCCTCCTAACCAGGCTGTCCAAACCTTTGAATCTAATGATACCAACTATTTGAACAACATTACAGATTACTGGTCTACCTCTAGAACATTGTTTAATCCAGATTTAAAATGGGAAACTACAGTAACACAAAATGCTGGTTTAGACTTCACACTATTCAATGGACGTTTTTCAGGAACAGCAGAGGTTTATAAAAATCTGACTAAAGATCTGCTAGTAAATTTCCCAATACCTGGAACTGGATATATCAGTCAGTATAGAAACTTAGGGGAAATACAGAATTCAGGTGTAGAATTGACATTGAACTATACCCTATTTAATGAGCAGGATTATGGAGCTGACCTGTCCTTCAACGTTGGGTTTAATAAAAACAGGATTAACTCGTTAGGAGGTGATCTAATCAACTTTGGGGAAAACACAAACTGGGCATCGTCTCAGATAGGTAACGACTACCTTGTACAGGTAGGACAACCTATAGGGATAATGTATGGTTATCAAAGTGACGGAAGGTACGAGATTGACGACTTCACTTATGACCCAACTGCTGCTGAACCTTATACTTTGATTGACGGTGTTCCAAGCAATGAAGGTATTGTAGGAACTCCAAGACCAGGAAATATGAAACTAAAAGATATCAATGGTGATGGAGTCGTAGATGTTGATGATCGAACGATTATAGGTGATGCAAATCCAGATGCCGTAGGTGGTTTTAGCTTAAATGCCAATGCTTATGGTTTTGACCTGACTGCTGCTTTTAACTTCAGCATTGGTAATGATGTCTACAATGCCAATAAAATTGAATTCACTACATCAAACTTAAATAGTCAGTATAGAAACTTAAGCACGATGCAAGCAGATGGTGTGAGATGGACTAATTTAAATCCTGAAACAGGTTTACTAGTGCAGGATCCTCAGGAGCTTGCAGCCCTAAATGCAAACACAACCATGTGGTCACCGTTCTCCAACAACTTTGTATTTAGTGATTGGGCGGTTGAAGATGGATCATTCTTACGTTTGAACACCTTAAGTTTAGGTTATACATTACCAGAAACGATCATTTCAAACTACGGGCTTACCAAGGTTAGATTTTATGCTACAGCCAGCAACGTATTTATACTCACTAATTATTCGGGACTTGATCCAGAGGTTTCAACCCGTAGAAGAACACCTCTAACTCCTGGTGTGGACTTTTCTCCATATCCTAGAAATAGACAAATAGTGTTCGGACTTAACCTTAATTTCTAA
- a CDS encoding pectinesterase family protein, whose protein sequence is MKKLYSLIAIFTFLICGTGLSQDSSIYNLADQSTFTNTGVQNDPVTSTTSPDGKLRTQAATTLWHSSNYGVVFKNGNMLEIDVAGPETTIRFLGSIYSAGTMSGGTTQNGSELGTANVDLDAYEGMSDRTGYYEFTYVGSPRTLYFTFDGANAYTPSIQVINAETTVVPTDVWDFGAEQLDPVLYNNLLTEEVINDFYPGVTAGTAGVNILSFTAGDLGYVTNGTNDRLRTTNTALTRWDSNIASSPNFTGRLYVNTAGSPDRYLSLNLAEDDEVVINARTDSGGIFNFEYAQDPALQLDQVDIAAAETELVFVAKYAGEYRIYDSAGKPSFFRVYRKAANYITIVGTVDETQAMNIPSGYSVQFTNPAGKIVSAVVSNAGFTVDLPVDITYEVSLADANGYIVTSGKILTVTEATTSHSITVLQVELFEVTGSISGLSDLSNLGLQFTSDPAANTIYNPIVSINETNGTYSVDLEANIEYTISGTGVNDYEIVDNTLTITAQNSTRGIEFSLKPVYVINVSTPDLDTQQRNDLELTFNNLDEDGYSYSFSDLSAIALRDGTYSISYDGLDNYPVELALTSNLTVSGAAKDKTLTFKPVTKWAFNERSISSATAYKGLLFEGSINVRGSNGDLNAGTNSKISIPVSPNSKIIIKDYYQSNYTVNMGDPVINSSNSTSTSVTTEYVYEGSTDGFVVIDVLGTTYFRSFEVLTIVPFKSEITVGVDKDYQTINEALDAITRMDRPNNELVTVMIDPGNYEEMLVIDMDNVTLKNASSSPSIGLLDKGVNIDPTAVRITSYYGQKYNFFSQGLDNKYDAETLAVNKENGFTDYVNKEGTGGGSSYWNATVVIMAKDVTIENIILENSFNQYISLRESQDVVQAKASSEPTRPTDYGNTSVQNRAAGYVTQAAAIGIAGSADRVILNGTRVVGRQDSFYGAAGARVAIYKGAMMGAVDYLFGGMTAVFYQTDLVLNTSDASSDASYITAAQQTSGRGFLMYECNVKSPIPGVETASTNSSKPGFFGRPWAPNTSEVVFYNTTIDESTFPGAEGQSLISPVGWTNTLAGESNKMYEFGTIENASGVDNSNSRVAWSTVLSTPTLNDGTEINTFNFTKGTDDWDPFATLNVETIQSNNVFQVSVKAYSHQLFVENVSMPTTISIYNLAGALIQTFDTDVDTSVQIKDGLYIVSAENYQGRKAFKVIAH, encoded by the coding sequence ATGAAAAAACTCTACTCACTAATTGCTATTTTCACATTCTTGATATGTGGAACAGGCCTAAGTCAAGATTCTTCTATTTACAATCTTGCAGACCAGTCAACATTCACAAATACTGGCGTTCAAAATGACCCAGTAACTTCTACTACAAGTCCAGACGGTAAGTTAAGAACCCAAGCAGCTACAACCTTATGGCATAGTTCCAACTATGGCGTTGTCTTCAAAAACGGTAACATGTTGGAAATTGATGTCGCTGGTCCAGAAACTACTATAAGATTTTTGGGCTCGATTTACAGCGCTGGTACGATGTCTGGCGGTACTACTCAAAATGGCAGCGAACTAGGGACCGCAAATGTGGACCTTGATGCTTATGAAGGTATGTCTGATAGGACAGGCTACTATGAGTTTACATATGTGGGTAGCCCTAGAACCCTATATTTTACTTTTGATGGGGCAAACGCTTACACGCCTTCCATACAGGTTATCAATGCTGAAACGACTGTAGTCCCAACCGATGTTTGGGATTTTGGTGCAGAACAATTAGATCCAGTACTTTATAATAACCTGTTGACTGAGGAAGTCATCAACGATTTTTATCCAGGTGTAACTGCGGGAACAGCTGGTGTGAATATTCTCTCTTTTACTGCTGGTGATTTAGGTTACGTCACTAACGGTACCAACGATCGTTTAAGAACTACAAATACGGCATTGACCAGATGGGACAGTAATATTGCTAGTTCTCCAAATTTTACGGGTAGATTATACGTGAACACTGCAGGAAGTCCTGATAGGTATTTGTCACTAAATCTTGCCGAAGATGATGAGGTCGTGATTAACGCTAGAACAGATTCTGGAGGAATTTTTAATTTTGAGTATGCACAGGATCCTGCATTACAACTGGATCAAGTTGATATCGCTGCCGCGGAAACAGAATTGGTTTTTGTTGCAAAATACGCTGGGGAATATCGCATTTATGATAGCGCTGGTAAGCCTAGTTTCTTCAGGGTTTACAGGAAGGCGGCAAACTATATTACTATAGTCGGTACAGTTGATGAAACGCAAGCCATGAATATTCCATCAGGATATTCAGTTCAATTTACCAATCCAGCAGGTAAAATAGTATCTGCCGTAGTATCCAATGCCGGGTTCACTGTAGATTTGCCAGTGGATATTACCTATGAGGTTAGCCTGGCAGATGCTAATGGGTATATAGTGACCAGTGGAAAAATCTTAACCGTAACCGAAGCGACCACATCTCACTCGATAACAGTTCTTCAGGTTGAGCTTTTTGAAGTTACAGGATCTATCAGCGGCTTATCTGATTTGAGTAATCTAGGCCTACAGTTTACGTCAGATCCTGCTGCAAACACGATATACAACCCAATAGTGTCCATAAATGAAACAAACGGCACTTATAGTGTAGATCTGGAAGCCAATATAGAATATACCATATCTGGTACAGGTGTAAACGATTATGAGATCGTCGATAATACTTTGACTATTACAGCTCAAAATAGTACTAGAGGTATTGAATTCTCTTTAAAACCAGTGTATGTCATTAATGTTTCTACACCAGATTTGGACACCCAGCAGAGAAACGATCTTGAATTAACCTTTAACAACCTTGATGAGGATGGTTATAGCTACTCATTTTCCGATCTATCCGCAATTGCATTAAGAGATGGAACTTATTCCATTTCTTACGATGGCTTGGACAATTACCCTGTAGAACTTGCATTGACTTCAAACCTAACCGTTTCTGGAGCTGCAAAGGATAAGACTTTAACGTTTAAGCCTGTCACAAAATGGGCGTTTAATGAACGCAGTATTAGTTCGGCAACGGCTTATAAGGGATTACTTTTTGAAGGCTCTATAAATGTAAGAGGTTCTAATGGTGATCTTAATGCAGGAACCAACTCTAAAATTAGCATACCTGTTAGCCCCAATTCCAAGATCATTATTAAAGACTATTATCAATCGAATTATACGGTAAACATGGGTGACCCTGTAATCAATAGCTCTAACTCTACAAGCACCAGTGTTACCACAGAATATGTTTATGAAGGCAGTACAGACGGCTTTGTGGTGATCGATGTCTTAGGGACGACCTATTTTAGATCTTTTGAAGTGCTAACCATTGTCCCATTTAAGTCTGAGATCACTGTTGGAGTCGATAAAGACTACCAGACGATTAACGAAGCGCTAGATGCAATAACAAGAATGGATCGACCTAACAACGAGTTGGTCACAGTCATGATTGATCCTGGAAATTATGAGGAAATGCTAGTGATTGATATGGATAATGTGACTCTTAAGAATGCCTCTTCCAGTCCAAGCATCGGCCTTTTGGATAAAGGCGTGAACATAGATCCTACGGCTGTTAGAATTACATCCTACTATGGGCAGAAGTACAATTTCTTTAGCCAAGGACTGGACAACAAGTATGATGCAGAAACACTCGCCGTCAATAAAGAAAATGGATTCACAGATTACGTCAATAAAGAAGGTACTGGTGGCGGTTCCTCCTACTGGAACGCAACGGTTGTAATAATGGCCAAAGATGTAACCATCGAGAACATTATTCTAGAAAACTCTTTTAATCAATACATCTCTCTTAGAGAATCTCAGGATGTAGTTCAAGCAAAGGCATCTAGTGAGCCTACCAGACCAACTGATTACGGTAATACCTCGGTTCAAAATAGAGCCGCTGGTTATGTCACTCAAGCCGCTGCCATAGGTATCGCAGGAAGCGCAGATAGAGTTATATTAAATGGAACCAGAGTCGTGGGAAGACAAGATTCTTTTTATGGAGCAGCTGGAGCACGAGTTGCTATCTACAAAGGAGCAATGATGGGAGCAGTTGATTATCTTTTTGGAGGTATGACAGCGGTTTTCTATCAAACAGATTTGGTATTGAATACTAGCGACGCTAGCAGCGATGCCTCATATATCACCGCTGCCCAACAAACCAGCGGTAGAGGTTTCTTAATGTACGAATGCAACGTGAAGTCACCTATTCCTGGGGTGGAAACGGCATCTACAAACTCATCAAAGCCTGGTTTCTTTGGTCGACCATGGGCACCTAATACAAGTGAGGTGGTTTTCTATAATACAACTATAGATGAATCTACGTTCCCAGGTGCTGAAGGTCAATCACTAATATCGCCTGTAGGCTGGACCAATACATTGGCTGGAGAATCCAATAAGATGTATGAATTTGGAACCATTGAGAATGCATCAGGTGTGGATAATTCAAATAGTCGCGTAGCGTGGTCCACAGTTTTGAGTACACCAACACTTAATGATGGAACTGAAATTAATACCTTCAATTTTACAAAAGGAACTGATGATTGGGACCCATTTGCAACTTTAAATGTTGAGACAATACAATCGAATAATGTATTCCAAGTATCTGTAAAGGCGTACAGTCATCAGCTATTTGTTGAGAATGTATCCATGCCAACTACAATCAGCATCTACAATCTTGCAGGTGCATTGATTCAAACTTTTGATACAGATGTGGATACTTCTGTTCAAATTAAAGACGGATTGTATATCGTTAGTGCAGAAAATTATCAAGGCAGAAAAGCCTTTAAGGTGATAGCACACTAA
- a CDS encoding T9SS type A sorting domain-containing protein, with protein sequence MKKTLLFFLPLLFVSAMTTAQTKTWNFSDGWPETDGFPGYAADPDGTNPVVVDNLVIQPHTSNNNMGQITISVLDFSDGFTSSLRFRTNGSAGGTAELPVRRYLKIPVSGDVTVTIWCAAGGSSARSLFVSDGSTILGTLPTDGEQDVPKIFEVSYTGSDADLYVYGDNNFSLHKIEVTGTGASRLLSVDNAIKIPTTLISRDGQVLVSNVTSKTQIEIYNLSGALVKSVSVDQDASFDFNVSSGLYIGKINTSAGSKSVKLQVQ encoded by the coding sequence ATGAAAAAAACTTTACTATTCTTCTTGCCTTTACTATTTGTAAGTGCAATGACAACAGCTCAAACTAAAACTTGGAACTTTTCTGATGGATGGCCAGAAACCGATGGGTTTCCTGGTTATGCTGCTGATCCTGATGGGACTAATCCTGTGGTAGTGGATAATCTTGTGATACAACCACATACATCCAATAACAACATGGGACAGATCACCATTAGCGTCCTAGATTTCTCTGATGGATTCACTTCTAGCTTAAGATTTAGAACCAATGGAAGCGCCGGAGGAACAGCAGAACTTCCAGTTCGTAGATATTTAAAAATACCGGTTTCAGGAGATGTGACCGTTACTATCTGGTGTGCTGCCGGTGGAAGTAGCGCAAGAAGCCTTTTCGTTTCAGATGGATCTACCATTTTAGGCACATTACCAACCGATGGCGAACAAGACGTTCCTAAAATTTTTGAAGTATCTTATACAGGTTCAGACGCAGATCTATACGTTTATGGCGATAACAATTTCAGCCTTCACAAAATTGAAGTGACTGGAACTGGAGCAAGCAGATTGTTGAGTGTGGACAATGCAATCAAAATACCAACTACCTTAATTAGTCGTGACGGCCAAGTTTTGGTTTCTAACGTTACATCAAAAACTCAAATTGAGATTTATAATTTAAGTGGTGCTTTAGTAAAATCTGTAAGTGTTGATCAGGATGCTAGTTTTGATTTCAACGTTTCTTCAGGATTGTATATAGGGAAAATAAATACTTCAGCTGGGAGTAAGTCTGTCAAGCTACAAGTACAATAG